A genomic window from Xyrauchen texanus isolate HMW12.3.18 chromosome 31, RBS_HiC_50CHRs, whole genome shotgun sequence includes:
- the LOC127625129 gene encoding cationic amino acid transporter 3-like → MVDKIASFGHALLRRRVLDCSGEETRFARCLSTLDLVALGVGSTLGAGVYVLAGEVAREKAGPAIILCFLVAALSSMLAGLCYAEFGARVPKTGSAYLYSYVTVGEIWAFITGWNLILSYVIGTASVARAWSSTFDNLIEQKISSFFKASMAMKVPGKVLAEYPDLFALILILLLTGLLAFGASESALVNKIFTGINLVVLGFVIISGFFKGNTANWNLTYQDFVNDTNITEPERVESTFGSGGFAPFGTGGILSGAATCFYAFVGFDCIATTSEEAKNPMRSIPVGIVASLLICFFAYFGVSAALTLMMPYYKLNTQSPLPEAFSYVGWAPARYIVAVGSLCALSTSLLGSMFPMPRVIYAMAEDGLLFRSLSRMNKRTKTPLLATVVSGIVAALMAFLFDLAALVDLMSIGTLLAYSLVAVCVLILRYQPGNLSSSSQTEKLVELVGGEKVAVCGDSGDEYGTELDDTPRKEKFSLKLLLVPSKDSPTETSGTIVYATTSVISVLMTVLCVVLAVRLEAIMNGEIVWVTMCVILAVLCFLCVIVIFRQPESKEALAFKVPLLPWLPLFSIFVNIYLMMQLDIATWCRFTVWMGIGFAIYFGYGIRNSTEAKNSSTLKYEPQLKSKSPIYLGRDESELEGISP, encoded by the exons ATGGTGGACAAAATTGCCTCTTTTGGACATGCGCTGCTTCGCCGTCGTGTGCTGGATTGCTCTGGAGAGGAAACACGCTTTGCTCGCTGCCTGTCCACTCTGGATCTAGTGGCACTCGGTGTGGGCTCTACACTTGGAGCTGGAGTGTATGTTCTAGCCGGGGAGGTTGCAAGAGAGAAGGCTGGTCCTGCTATCATCTTATGTTTCCTCGTGGCCGCACTCTCCTCCATGCTGGCTGGACTGTGCTATGCAGAGTTTGGAGCCCGAGTGCCTAAGACAGGGTCAGCGTACTTGTACAGCTATGTAACGGTGGGAGAGATCTGGGCCTTCATAACTGGTTGGAACCTCATTCTCTCATATGTGATAG GTACAGCTAGTGTGGCACGAGCTTGGAGCTCCACTTTTGATAATTTGATTGAGCAGAAGATCTCTAGCTTTTTCAAGGCATCCATGGCTATGAAGGTTCCTGGGAAGGTTCTTGCCGAATATCCAGACCTGTTTGCCCTCATTCTCATCCTTCTACTGACTG GACTGCTTGCTTTTGGTGCAAGTGAGTCTGCTTTGGTCAACAAGATCTTCACTGGGATCAACCTGGTAGTTTTGGGCTTTGTCATCATATCTGGCTTTTTCAAAGGCAATACAGCGAACTGGAACCTCACATACCAGGACTTCGTCAATGATACCAATATCACCGAACCAGA ACGGGTAGAAAGCACATTTGGAAGTGGTGGTTTTGCTCCGTTTGGCACTGGAGGAATCTTGTCTGGGGCTGCCACATGTTTCTACGCCTTTGTGGGCTTTGATTGCATTGCTACAACAA GTGAAGAAGCCAAAAACCCAATGCGTTCCATCCCTGTGGGCATCGTGGCATCTCTTCTCATTTGCTTCTTTGCTTACTTTGGAGTGTCAGCCGCTCTTACACTCATGATGCCCTACTACAAGCTCAACACCCAGAGTCCATTGCCTGAGGCTTTCAGTTACGTGGGCTGGGCGCCAGCACGCTATATTGTAGCAGTTGGTTCACTCTGCGCCCTCTctacaag TCTGCTGGGCTCCATGTTCCCCATGCCTCGAGTGATTTACGCTATGGCAGAGGATGGACTGCTCTTCCGTTCACTTTCCAGGATGAACAAGAGAACCAAAACTCCATTGTTGGCGACCGTTGTGTCTGGCATAGTAGCAG CTCTCATGGCTTTTCTCTTTGATTTGGCTGCATTGGTTGACCTCATGTCTATTGGGACATTGCTGGCTTACTCTCTGGTGGCTGTGTGTGTTCTCATCCTTAG ATATCAGCCAGGCAACCTGAGCTCTTCCAGTCAGACTGAGAAACTGGTAGAACTAGTCGGTGGGGAGAAAGTGGCGGTATGTGGAGACAGTGGTGATGAATATGGCACAGAGCTGGACGACACTCCCCGCAAAGAGAAGTTCTCCCTGAAACTCCTTCTGGTTCCCTCTAAGGACTCGCCGACTGAAACATCTGGCACTATTGTCTATGCTACAACCTCTGTCATCT CTGTGCTGATGACCGTGTTGTGCGTAGTCTTAGCTGTACGTCTGGAGGCCATCATGAATGGCGAGATTGTGTGGGTGACGATGTGTGTCATTCTGGCTGTGCTGTGCTTCTTGTGCGTCATTGTGATCTTCAGACAGCCTGAGAGCAAGGAAGCGCTCGCCTTCAAG GTGCCTCTGTTGCCTTGGCTGCCTCTTTTCAGTATTTTTGTCAACATCTATCTCATGATGCAGTTGGACATTGCCACCTGGTGTCGCTTCACAGTGTGGATGGGCATCG GTTTTGCAATCTACTTCGGCTATGGTATCCGGAACAGCACAGAGGCCAAGAACAGCTCCACCCTAAAATATGAGCCTCAACTTAAGAGCAAAAGCCCTATCTATCTTGGTAGAGATGAGAGTGAGCTGGAGGGGATTTCTCCCTGA
- the LOC127625130 gene encoding ras-related protein Rab-39B-like — MEAIWLYQFRLIVIGDSTVGKSCLIRRFTEGRFALVSDPTVGVDFFSRLVEIEPGKRIKLQIWDTAGQERFRSITRAYYRNSVGGLLLFDITNRRSFQNVHEWLEEARSHVQPHSIVFLLVGHKCDLEQQRQVSQQEAEKLAVAYGMRYVETSARDAINVERAFTELTRDIFELVKSGDITIQEGWEGVKSGFVPNVVHSSEEVTKSDRRCFC; from the exons ATGGAAGCTATATGGCTGTACCAGTTCCGGCTGATTGTCATTGGTGACTCGACAGTGGGAAAGTCTTGTCTGATCAGACGCTTCACAGAGGGACGTTTTGCGCTGGTGTCTGATCCTACTGTCGGAGTCGATTTCTTTTCCCGCCTGGTAGAGATTGAACCAGGCAAGCGTATCAAGCTTCAGATCTGGGACACGGCTGGCCAAGAAAGATTCAG ATCTATCACAAGGGCTTATTACCGTAATTCAGTGGGTGGCCTGTTGCTTTTTGACATCACCAACCGCCGCTCCTTCCAGAATGTTCACGAGTGGCTGGAGGAAGCGCGCAGTCATGTGCAGCCACATAGCATCGTCTTCTTATTGGTTGGTCACAAGTGTGACCTGGAACAGCAGCGGCAGGTGAGCCAGCAGGAAGCGGAGAAACTGGCAGTTGCTTATGGCATGCGTTACGTGGAAACCTCTGCACGTGATGCCATAAATGTAGAGAGGGCCTTCACCGAGTTGACACGAGATATCTTTGAGCTGGTCAAAAGTGGGGACATCACCATCCAGGAGGGTTGGGAGGGAGTCAAGAGTGGTTTTGTGCCCAATGTGGTGCATTCATCTGAGGAGGTGACCAAGAGCGACCGTCGATGCTTCTGTTGA